AACTTTTGTATGAGAGGGTACTTTAGAATACAGAGGAAAGTGATGCCTTCATAAGATAGGGTTAATGATTCAtgtcttccattttttcttcttctgggTACCCTCATTGTATCATGGGGTACATGAAAACTCAGATGAACTCAATATTTCTTAGTCTATTTTTCTACTTTCTTCTGCTACGTTGGGATAGCTTTCCTCTAGGAatcatttttgtttgtttgtttaaggTTTTCATGCTCATATATGTTTTCCTCTCTCTGGCTTGAAATCTGTAAACTAATGTGTTTTCTTATCCTAAATTTGTGGTGTTATGCAACAATAGTATAGAATGCTaatattctttcaatttttctttcctGCTATTTGATGCTATCCATTTGTGGATAAGCATTGCTATTTCAGTTACGGGGTATTGATATTGAAACACTTCTGAATTTGGAACTGATTTCTTTTCAGGTTGGTTCGATTGAGGGAAGGGTTGGTGTACATCATCTTGATGAttcacaacaaaataaaaacttcaCTTTCAAATGTCATAGAGAGGGCAATGAAATATACTCAGTCAACTCATTAAACTTCCATCCTGTAAGTCCCTATATTGCAACACTAATTTTCCATTTGAAACTCATGATTGTTATTGCTTTTTATGTTGTGCCAATCCCATttccttattttgatttattaatgtACTCTCTTGACTGGTTGCAATTGGGTTACATTAGTCTTTATGACATTGCATTTTTAAAGATTGTAAAAATTTAACTTCAGACAAGCTTTATGGCTTCTTAAACTGGTCACAGTTCCTCAACAAGTTATTAGTTTATCACCTTTTGATACAAAGaactaaaaatttcaaacaaggTAGCTGGGTTGATATTAGAGCTACAAGCTTGAGATGGCCTATATATCTATCCATTTTTAATCCCCACTGGAGTTGGTATCCCATGGGAGGATATTGTTTTGTAGCTTGACTGAAGTctaaattatgataaatttcaTTCCTTGCATTTCAATCTATGAACACATGGCTTGTTTGAATCACTTCTAAGGGATCCAGGTACTTCTCAGATCTTGACATGTTATGAAAACCAACATAATTGCTAGGGTGTGGCTTTGACTGCCTGAGGCAAATGATTCAGAGGTTGCCTTGCTTGGTTCACATTTCTCTGTGAACAGTGGTCTTGTGGTAACTCGCTAACTCTTACTTCAACAAGCTGTTTCAGCACAAGTCCGTCCTCATGAGCACATagtcaactctctctctctctctctctctctctctctctgtgactAGAATTTGTCATGAATTGTTTATGGCATCATTGTTTGGCAGATGcttgtagatatttttttttatttttcccagCAAGTGGCATGTATGCTAGGATGGCTCGTGAATGATGGGTGGCTTCTTTAATGTATTAGTTATACAGGCAAGGACACTAAATGGTATTACTACAAAATATAGATGAAAGTAAATCATCGACAAAGTACTTCCTCCTATACTTGAGTAGTTACAACTCTCATTTGCAACTGCTTTCTTTTCTATTGCCTAGTATGTCATCATATCCCTCCGAGTGTGTTATTGTCTATACCTATATGCTATTGAGGAAGTGCATGTGTTTGGgatatttaattttgatctTCTTGTTGTGTGTTTATTAACCATGCTAAATTGTTAATGTTTTGATGGTTTTTGACTTATAGAGAAGTATATCTTGCAGAAATCGTTTGGGGTAAAAACCTTGTAGGATTTGACATTCCAAAATAGCCGAGTTTTGTCATGACTAATTCGTTACTGATCTAAATAATTGAGAGCTCTGATCTTTGGGTTAAGGGATTAGGGAATGTGCTTTGTTGGTTGACAAATACCAAACTCATGACTATTCCTGGAGAAGACAAACCCATCAGGAAGTACTTTCAGAAATAGTTTGGACATTTGTGGAATTGcaaaagttgaaaatattttttttgattcTTTTTGAAAGTTAGAGAGTAAAAGCTTTCgcatattttttatgttatctaAAATTTGTGTTAATTAAATTTCCATGATTGGttaatatatgattatttttttgaaatgcatcACCTAGATTATTAGTGGTTATTTACAGTCTAAATTTAGATCCAAATAGGATGCACTGCTAAAGTTTTTTGATAGGATCCTTCCAAAATTTTCCAAGTGATGCAGAAATTGTTGTTTACAAGATTTGCTcgttttgaaataaatattggatataactatttttctttctgttatGCCAATTGTTTGCAGCTTATTCAGAGAAACTCCCAGAGAATCTATTAGGATGCTGAACTGCGTTGTTCTTTTCTGTACTTCATTACTGTCACTCACTCAGCATTTCATTTTCCCTTGTCCCAGATACACCACACATTTGCAACTGCAGGATCTGATGGTGCTTTCAATTTTTGGGACAAGGACAGCAAACAGAGACTTAAGGTGTTTCAGATTTCTCATCTTGATATCTTATTATAGGATCTCAttactctttttattttattattttttccccGAGATAGTGATTTGTTATCACCCTTTAACTGGGCCTGGTAGTGTTATGTTGATTTGTTGGGTTTACAACAATAAGCATGATCGAAACTCGTCTGAAGGCTGAACATTCTCATACTTGACCTTTGTTCCTGAATATCTCATGGTTGTTTGTGATGGCTCTTGCTCATGTGTTTGATTCATCGTTTCCTGAGGCTGTTTTATCACTACATAAATATGCAATTTATTGCAATGGTGCAAGTTTTTCTTTCCTGGGAAGGGATCAGAAGTCCAGCGGATTGGGATTTTCTCCAGTAGCAATTTTGCTCCATATCCAAATACATCCTGCAGTAGGCCACTGATAAATCTGCTTGCCAAGGTGGGCTGCGGGATTAACTGAGCCAGCCTAACCTTCTTGGCAGATGCTGTAGCTCATAAGCAGTTACCTCTGTTATTTAACATCTTGCAATGATATGCTgctgcattttcttttttgtttgataCCTACCAAAATCATTTGGTGTAAGCTGACAAATTCCAATTCCAGTTGCGCTGGAATTTATGATAAATTTCACTTATCTTGATATTGTTGATATCCAGGCCTTTTCAAGGTGCAGTCAGCCTATACCGTGCAGTACATTCAACAATGATGGCTCAATATTCGCTTACTCGGTATGTGTTCTCAAActatgttctctctctctctatctctctctctctctatgagGCATGCATGGAGGCCTTCATGCACCATAGATGTTGGGGGTACTGAAAAATATACAAGGCAGGATAAAGATTGAGATCAATTGAAGTAGTTAGCTATCCAATGGAatgtttattttgaatatttgtctTGAACCTTCCTGGAGCACATCATATCTACCCTGATTGGTGCTAAGGTCTGAAATCTTCAGAATCACATTTGTTTGATTCAAGAGAAATTGGCTTTCTTGATTCTTTGTCCGTGGAACACCAATGCCTAAAAACCTATTAGCAATTAGTTTGGACATAAACgaaaatggaaaatgaatatgatatgaaatgaaaacgaaaaaatgacattttttaaaaaaagtaggaaacataAATGCAAAGagacatgtaaataaaaaaatatataggaaattttttgtaaatataatttttaatataaaaaattaaaaaaatagttattcaattaaaaaatgaacataaattcataatgcattcaaataaacGTAAACTTAAGTTTTATCGTTCATGAATCATGAGTTACTAATTAAAagcaaataataaatttaagaaaaaaaatcaaacataatacaaataataaatttaaaaagtttcatCTCTAATCTCTTCGTAGACAGaaatgtgtttttaatatttttctaatattattaaATAGCTCCAAAACgtttttaaaattgtagaaatgacCCATAAACTTTTTTTAGGATTTTGGAAATGTCGAAATGGCCTCCCCGAAACAAAACATTTCCGTGCATCATAGATTAACAATCGCTTTTTGTGATGCGTGATCATCCTAGTCACTTTCTACCGATGCATCTTAATGAGTCAATATCTCTCCAGAATTATTTGACACTAAAGCTCTTAATGCTGGACTGACTTTGGTAAACAGGTGTGTTATGATTGGAGCAAGGGTGCAGAAAATCATAATCCATCAACTGCAAAAACCCACATTTTACTGCACTTGCCACAGGTAGGTATATTAACGTTCACCTGTGACAGGATTCCAGAAAGAATAATGGATAATTCCAATCTGGAAATACTTTGTAGAGGCCACATGTTCGTTCACCTGTACGGTACAGAAACTGAGGCTATTATGTTAACTCGCATGATGCAGGAAGTTGAGGTAAAAGGAAAACCACGAATTGGAACCAGCGGCAGAAAGTGAAGCAGCTCACGGTGTCACAGACAGAGACTCGACGGGAGAGTATGTTCTTTCTTTTGTAAATGGAGGCTCCAATCCTTTAACGAATTCTTATGTTGTCAATGTGCAAGTTTTTGGCAGAAATTAcgaattttaagttttttttttagggtttgGGTACATTTCAACCTTCTTATTGTAACAGTGCCCTCAGGTTTTTGGGACTTTTGTATCTTCAACCTTGTTGTAGTGTCACAATAGTGCATTTCTTGGTTGGGAATTTTGTTAAACTTCATTGCTGGTTGTGAGCACAGACCGTAGCTTGCAATTTGTGCTCTTTGCTCACACTTTCAAGAAAAAAAGAGCTTAGCGAAGGCCAAGAGTGAGTGCCAAACAAAAGGGATTAGTTTTGAGAACAAACAGAGGAATGTGTTTATTGTTCCATCTATACTTTCTGatacataaaaataatgtgCAGTGGTGGCTTCCACGGCCTTTCATCAAGCCATGGCTTTAGCCTGCacctaaaaattcataaaaccgTTTTGGTAGGCAGCAGCagcatcatcatcaaaactctTACACTTGACACAAACAAGAGAGAGGGGCAACTAGAAAAGAATCCGAAAAGCAAAACATATCAAAGATCATATGCACAAGGAAGAAGACACTAGAATACAGAGTGGGTTGGGGTGGTGGGGGTTCACCCAGTAGTAAtccaacaacaaaatcatttccAGATCATATCCAATCTATATTATCATCTGGGGCCAGACAGTTCCTCTGGGCGGAGGTTCGGTGTGGAGTCGGGAAGCCGATTGGTCTCGGCGATTATCCAATCATTGTTTTGGTGGTGGGTATGGATAAACTCTTGACGGAACATCTCCTCCTTCTGCCATTCTTCCCATCTCTCTGCCAAGCCATCGCCTTCGAGCATTCTCACTACTTCCGACATCTTGGGGCGTTCCATCGGAGTGCTCTGTGTGCAGAGCAGGGCCACCTGGATTAACTGCTCCACCTCTTCATTAACATATTTACCCTTCAGGTCTGCGTCCACAAGTGTCTCCAACTTCTTTTCTTTCAGAAGCCCTTTCACCTGCATTGTTCAAAAATGGAAATAAGGGCACCCGTTAACAAGTTCTCATGCAAGTCCAGAGCCAACTCATAGTTCAAGACGTCTCAGCACTAGACAACTAATTTCTAAATTCTGAAGCACTTGAAGTTAAAAGTGGGGTACCCAAAAAGCAAGCAGATTCTGATCACAAACTTTATTCCACTCACTACGAAAATGCTCTACAAAAAAcccaacttttttttaaaaaaaagttccCAAACACTTCCTAGTTTTTAATGCCAGCGTTTCAGTATGGCAAACAAAAGGACCGACCCTCAATACAAAGGTATAAAGTGAGACACTATCATAAATACCATCTGAAGGTTAGGGGACTCTCTTTGGATCATGTAACAGTTTTCCTTTCATGTTCTTCACAAACCCTATAACCAACACATGCAGAGCACCTTCAGCAGACAGCTCTCTGAGATGACTTCTAAAATCATATGATGATGGCTAAGTAATCTACTACATATTATGCAAACAGATCACACGAGTAAGAGTAATGAATGCTTTACCCAATCGAGCAGCATGACATCATCGTCATTTGCAAGTCGAGCAAGATCAAAAGCTCTTTGTCCGGTAATGAGCTCTAGAAGCATGACCCCGTAGCCAAAAACATCAGTTTTCTCTGAAGACTTGCCAGTAGACAGGTACTCAGGGGCAATATGCCCAATTGTGCCACGTACAGCAGTGGTAACATGAGTGTCCTTGTAATCCATAAGTTTAGCCAAACCGAAGTCTCCAACAACTGCTTCAAACTCCTCATCCAACAATATATTGGCAGCTTTGACATCACGGTGAATTATCTTTGGGTCACAATGGTCATGCAAATACGCAAGGCCTCTTGCAGCTCCCAATGCAATCCGCCTCCTTATCGGCCAATCAAGTGGGGGTTGTGATTCAGGTCGATCTATGGAAAAgcatcaataaaataataaaaatattttagagacTAAACAAGtttgaaccaaaaaaaaaatgtcctaGTCATGATTTCCTAATATCAAATCTGTACGTAACTTGCAAACTCTGATTTCAAACTGTCCGTAAACTTGTAAGCTTGAATATACTTgtgcaattttccaaaataaactGGAAGTatctttgatgatgaaattgaagTTTTAAGAATTCCCTTCACAGCAAATTGGCAATTGGAATGGACATAGAACAATTTGCGTCAAATAAATCATATTATAAAGTTCTATTTCCAGTAAGTACCATAAGTTCCGTTTTTAGTGGGACAAGTCCCATACAAAAGGAGtggagaaacaaaaagaaagccCATATATCTACTCATTTAAAAACTAGAAGAGAATAAACATGAAAGGACTGTCCTGCCTAAACCATAGAAATTGGAAAATAAGAGCAACAACTATAACTCTCTATATAAGTTCATAATGTCTATTGTTTCTCTCCTCCCAAAAGTAGCCGCACAACACAAAAACAGATTATATTACCTCAGAGATAATGAAGAGAACCGTGAGCAGTACCTCTTAAGCATGATGCAACACTTCCATTAACCATAAAGGGATAGACAAGCAACCTTTCTGTTGGTGTCATGCAGAATCCACGTAAACGTAGAAGATTTCGATGGACAGCCATACTTATCATCTCTACTTCTGTTTGGAACTGTAGCTCACCACCCTGAGTGCGTTCCTCTTTTAGTCTTTTTACTGCAACGAGAGAGCCATCAGCTAAGCGTCCTTTGTAGACCTTACCAAATCCACCTCTTCCTAGAATATTTCTGTTGCTAAAATAATCAGTTGCAACTTGTAGCTCACGAAGAGAAAACCTCTTGAGCTGTCCTAGGTGAACTTCTGGATCCTCTTCAGCTGGAAATAGGAGACAGAAGGCATTCAATAAAACACATCAATCAAATCCTTTTAATATGTATTGAGGTAATCCATAAGAGCACCATGAGATTTCCTACTTAGCCCACTAACCAGGTACATCAAAGAAATGATCCTGTGGTTTCCTTCTTCGCCACCAAGCAAGTGCAATTGCAGGGGCAGCAAACAACAGAGCAGCACCAGCAGCAACTCCTCCAGCAATGGCTCCGGTTGCACTATTTCCTACTGAATTAATGTTTGACAGTTACAATTAGTGAGTTTATTATTTGCATGTCACATCGCCActgtaattttaaacaaatgCAATGGTTTGGACTATAAAGGAGAGGAGTTCCATAAAAATGTTTAGATTATTATTTCAGCAACAACTTAcaactattttcatttttctttttccttttctggaATCATACCTAGTAAAGTTAAAAACTTCAGAAAATTTATACCAACAACTTGACACAAATgatggagaaagagaaatgcataataacatgaaaaagagaaacaagGGACTTGAGCCAAGTGAAAtacataaaagacaaaaatcaaAAAGTACTAGTAAATGAAAGGGCGATCAAAGAGAAATGGAAGGAATATTTCTCGAAGCTAGTTGATGAAAGTAGAAAAACAAGTTTTATTTTGGGGCATTTTAATAACTCTTAAGAAACGAGGAATTACATCTTGAAGCCAAAATGATTGCTTTGATCTCAAATTTGACGCGGAATGATCAAAGATttggagaagaaagagaagacgAAAGAAAagttgagagagaagagagaaactCTGAaggggaaatgaatattaattgtATTCGCTAATCAGACAGTTCATTTCAGAATACATCATGtgccttatttataggcaaaacaAGATAAATTCCTATCCAACTATAATCatctcaataaaaatataatacctaCCTAAGCAATAACAAGTTAATACGATAAAATATTTAGCAAGTTGTTGAACAAACTCACGTCTCACACTCGCACTCAACCCTCAAGAAAGATACTGAACACTCAATTTAAAGACAAAACAAGAATAAGAACAGAAAACAACACCACACACAAGGGACACCAGATTTATCCTAGTTTAGATCGCCTTTGAACTGGTGACACTACGTTCAGACTGATCATAGGGTTTATGGctttcactatcttgaaacaatAGGAACGATACAATGCGCTGCACTCACAGCTCTATGACTGAGCTATCCTCAacgagattacaaagactaagCCTTTTCTCTCTAACAGTGCACAATCACAAGATacaatgaaaaacaagagaGATAAAAGACTCACCCagaccctctatttatagatcatAGAAACGTGAGTTACAAGGAGAAAAAATACCCAACTAACCGATAGTTACCTTATTTGGTAGTTACCGTTACAAATGCCTAACTACTTCTAGACACTGGTCTTTAacgacttatttgcttttgtcCTTTATATTCTTCCAAGCCATAAGACTAATCTTGGGCAAACTCTTTAACACAagtataaagaaaatataaacaaaagacAAATAAGATTAATCATCTAATATCTCCATCACATGCTCTATAGATGTATATGCCCAAACAAAGTAACGCAAACATTGGAAAAGATGAAAAATGGTAAGTAGTTGGACGAaaaaatataccaatagaagcatggaaatgcatggcaaaagagaattttttgtcaaatgaaattatttaatgtgattcttaaataaaaaaaaaaggacatcAAATAAGTGAAAGAAAAGCACTTTAGTGCCTATTTTTAAGAATAGATGAAATGCCCAAAGTTGCGAAAATTATAGGGGACCCAAGCCAATTAGCCACACTATAGAACTTTGGGAGAGAACGattagtttaattaagaaaaaaagctTGAGGTGTGAAAAATAGTTTAGTTTCATGCCTAGTAAGTCAACAATGAAAactgtgagaaaataattaaaaaaaaaaaaaaacctaagagattagcctccttagcttgttatttataatatgcATAACGGACCTTAATCTATGGGCTTAacttaattacaaataaaatacacataCAATATGTACAATTATacaaataattctaatactccccctcaaactaaagcatagatatcatatgcacaaacttgttacaaatatattctacCAGAGAaccctttagagacttggtgaagacatctacaagttgatcattggagttaacaaatTCTGTAACAGTAACATCTTCAACCAActtttctttaataaagtgagtcgatttcaatatgtttagtctgctcatggaacactggattaGAAGCAATGTGCAAGGTAGCTTGATTATCACAAGCAAGCTTCAGAAGGAACACTTCACAAAACTCGAGTTCTTACAGGAGTTGCTTAAGCCAGATAAACTCACAAGTTACATTAGCCATATCCCaatactctgcctctgcactggATCTACCTATTGCATTCCgtttcttatttttccaaaaaaccAAATTTCCTCTCGCAAGAACACAATACCTAGAGATTGATCGACGATCAGAAGGAGATCATGCCCAATTTTTATCTGCATAACAATAAATATGTGTTtcccttatcctcatagagtagccctttaccCGGGActcttttgatatatctcagaatccgAATATCAGCATCTCAGTGAGAATTACATAGAGAACTAAGAAACTGACTAACTACACTCCCAGCAAAAGCAATGTTGGGATGAGTGATTGTGAGATAGTTTAACTTGCCTACTAGTCTTTGATACCTTCTAGGATCTGAATAGAGATCCCCCTATCCCAGCAAGAGTTTGACATTTGGGTCCATTGAAGTGTCAACCGGTTTGCAGttcaccataccagtttcttctaagatatCAAATGCATACTTCCTCTaagaaattgagataccatatgttgattgagcaacttcaatacccaagaaatactaGAGTCTGCCTAGGTCTTTGGTCTGAAAGTGctgatgtagatgttccttcaACTTTTGTATACCAACATGATCACTCcatgtgataacaatgtcatctacataaacaaccATGTAGATGCATAAAGAAGAGGAGTGTTGAtagaaaaccgaatgatcagcttcactccgagtgagaccaaaggcttgaaccacaaTGTTGAAATGTTGAACTGTTGAACCACGTTTGTGAAGATTGTTTCGAACCAtagagacttcttgagtttgcagactacattgaACTCCCTTTGAGCAACAAAACCAgatggttgctccatataaacccCCTCCTACAAATCACCATGGagaaaagtatttttaatatcCAGCTAATAAAGCGTCTAATGACCCATGGCAAacatagagagaaagagactaaCAGAGGCCATTTTAGCAACAGAAGAGAATGTATTGTTGTAATCCAacccatagatctgtgtaaaaCCTTTGGCAACCAAGTGAGCCTTAAGACGATCCACCTGTCCATCGGGGCCCACTTTAAGGGTGAACACCCACCGACAACCAACAGAAGTCTTTCTTGGTGGTAAATGCACCAAATTCCAACTACCATCTAAATGTAAAACTtcaatctcatctaacatagcttGGTGCCAACTAGGATGGGACATGGCTTCActtgtggttttaggaatagaaacaaaagaaagactCGAAACAAAGACACTATAAGTAGGTGACAAACGGTCATAgcacaaaaagttataaagaGTGTGTGAATTACAAGTAGACCTTGTACCTTTGCGGAGAGTAACAGGAAGAATGTTTAGCTCAGGATCCGTGGCAGGAGAAACCACTAACAAACAAAGTGAGTCAAGAGAGTCCTGATTTGGAGGAATGTTAGCGCTGGTAGCGAGATGAGGACGATGgtgatatgtaagaagtggaggatCTGTGGAATATGGATCGAAAGATGGGAATGGAGGTTTCACAGAGGAGGAGATAGACAGACCCGATAAGGGCAACgaaagataagaaaagaaacagcCAATACTTGGTCAAGACTCTATGAATCGGGCTGAGCAACTGAGAAGAATGACtgatgttcaaagaatgtgataTCAGTAGACAAAAGATAGTAGTTCAACTCAAGAGattaacacttatagcctttctgcAACAGAGAGTAGCCAAGAAAGATACACTTAGAGGTTTGGTAGCAAGTTTATCCTATCCAagtgaaaaagaatgcacaaaatAGATACATCCAAATACATGAATGTCGTGTACCTAAGGCTtagcctagggtttggattgaaAATCAGAAGATTTTGATGGGTTTAGGACTAAGAATAGAATGATTGGAGGAGAAAATTGGacaaaaataggaaagataacatatagaaatgagggagaaagtTGAAGATCAAaacaaaatgagagagagagaaataatcAGAACGGGAGGAAAAAATCAGAGAtaattttagagagaaaataggattcaattatcattcaacataaTGATCCCATCCATTTATAGTAGCCCTTTTATAGGCACATCTGGCCCTTAACTGAATtcataacaacacccatgtgcttctaaccaattgttaaaatatctcctaacaattattataaGCCTTTTACCATATTACCCATTTATtactcctagggtcatgacaattcccccctccttgagagagttcttgtccctaaAAACTTGCAGCAAGTAGTCattgctcttcatccaatcccaaCCTTTTCTATATGGtttatccttctttctttctttctccttctaggccacTTACTTTTCACTTATATGTTCTTTCTGTTTCGCCTTTCTTGCCAATGTAGAGTGTATTCTTTAGGAGTCCTTATATAGAGATTATGCCAGTGAGTTATAATAACAAGCAGTCCAACAGCAACCTCCTCTTCCATCTCCTCCCAAGCCCTGTGGTAGTCCTTTTGTTCTGTCCACTTAAGTTGTTCCTTCCTCGCCAAAACCAACATTGGACACTATTTGATACCTAATTTAACTCAAGTCAAGGACAGTTTAACCTACTTTGGAACCAAAGTCCCAATGAAAGAATGTCTTTGCTCACCTCTAGCTTCTTCCTTTGGTCCAAGTCCTTGATGAATGCCTGTCTAAGTGCATCAGCCTTAGGATCAGTTTTTATAGAGCCAATACACGATTGTTCAGATCCTAGTTGTTCAATCAAACCTTCTTCAATTGCATGTAGACCATCACAATCATGACCCCGCCTCGGATAGACGTTACATGCATTGCCATTCTTAGCCCCACTTTGTTTTAGAGATTGATTGTCACTCAAATCATCAGCTTCTTGCTCTTGTAAAATGTAGCCTATACCAATCTCCTTATCcaattttctttcatcttcggAATCCTCCTGATTCCATGCAAGTAATCTAGCAACtcctttttctttgtgtttgttGGAATGCCCCTCTAcatgaatttctttttcaaaaagattagtcatagttgttaaaggcgcgcctaggcgcaaggcgccttaaggcgctaGTTCGGTGCTTCGCCTGGGCCGAGGCGAGGCGATTTCAGTGAGGCCCTTGCCTTGCACGATGAGGCGTTGGGACGAGAGGCACAcctcatgaaacctaggttttaattaaaacctaggcaACCCAATTCGCTCCTTactccatcttcttctctaCTCCAGCCACGCCTgcatcctctcttcctctcctctccagcctcCCCTCTTC
This window of the Diospyros lotus cultivar Yz01 chromosome 5, ASM1463336v1, whole genome shotgun sequence genome carries:
- the LOC127801958 gene encoding BRASSINOSTEROID INSENSITIVE 1-associated receptor kinase 1-like isoform X1 — encoded protein: MDRAISALGFLFLILVVSRFLHASANAEGDALSALKANLADPNNVLQSWDATLVNPCTWFHVTCNSENSVTRVDLGNANLSGQLVSQLGQLPNLQYLELYSNNISGKIPNELGDLTNLVSLDLYLNKLNGPIPETLGSLQKLRFLRLNNNTLTGRIPMLLTTIGTLQVLDLSSNQLTGPIPVNGSFSLFTPISFGNNKLDPLPAAPPSTLPSNPPSSPVGNSATGAIAGGVAAGAALLFAAPAIALAWWRRRKPQDHFFDVPAEEDPEVHLGQLKRFSLRELQVATDYFSNRNILGRGGFGKVYKGRLADGSLVAVKRLKEERTQGGELQFQTEVEMISMAVHRNLLRLRGFCMTPTERLLVYPFMVNGSVASCLRDRPESQPPLDWPIRRRIALGAARGLAYLHDHCDPKIIHRDVKAANILLDEEFEAVVGDFGLAKLMDYKDTHVTTAVRGTIGHIAPEYLSTGKSSEKTDVFGYGVMLLELITGQRAFDLARLANDDDVMLLDWVKGLLKEKKLETLVDADLKGKYVNEEVEQLIQVALLCTQSTPMERPKMSEVVRMLEGDGLAERWEEWQKEEMFRQEFIHTHHQNNDWIIAETNRLPDSTPNLRPEELSGPR